From one Actinomycetes bacterium genomic stretch:
- a CDS encoding permease, producing the protein MTSARELNRREWAPAEYVLWACLGLIAVRGLLTDYVDGPAVQTWFTIFISISLQAMPFLVMGVVLSGFVAAYVRPGAIARLLPSDTRAAVPVAGLSGLALPGCECGSVPVAGRLVAHGVAPPAALTFLLAAPAINPIVLISTAVAFPGMPEMVVARFLASLLAAIMVGLIWVRIGRDQWVERALRQKLPEGTRWEVFTSTASHDLLHAGGYLVVGALAAATLQVVVPSSVLDAIGGAGVASIIVMALLAFFLSICSEADAFVAAGLTQFSLTSRLVFLVVGPMVDMKLVAMQTGVFGAAMSRRFAPLTFVVAIGSGVVVGSLLL; encoded by the coding sequence CTGTGGGCATGCCTGGGGCTCATCGCAGTGCGGGGCCTGCTGACCGACTATGTCGACGGTCCAGCAGTACAGACCTGGTTCACGATCTTCATCTCGATCAGCCTCCAGGCGATGCCCTTCCTGGTCATGGGCGTGGTGCTCAGTGGCTTCGTGGCCGCCTACGTCCGTCCAGGAGCAATCGCCAGGCTGCTGCCATCGGACACGCGGGCTGCAGTTCCTGTGGCCGGCCTCTCAGGACTGGCCCTTCCAGGCTGCGAGTGCGGTTCGGTGCCGGTGGCCGGCCGGCTGGTGGCGCACGGTGTCGCGCCCCCGGCGGCGCTCACCTTCCTGCTTGCGGCACCGGCCATCAACCCGATCGTTCTGATCTCCACGGCCGTGGCGTTTCCCGGGATGCCCGAAATGGTCGTGGCACGCTTCCTTGCATCCCTCCTCGCCGCGATCATGGTAGGCCTGATCTGGGTTCGCATTGGTCGTGACCAATGGGTCGAGCGGGCGTTGCGCCAGAAGCTGCCCGAAGGCACTCGATGGGAGGTGTTCACCTCGACCGCCTCGCACGACCTGCTCCACGCGGGCGGCTACCTGGTCGTGGGGGCCCTGGCTGCCGCGACCCTGCAGGTGGTTGTGCCCAGTTCCGTACTCGACGCGATCGGAGGGGCGGGCGTCGCCTCGATCATCGTCATGGCACTTCTGGCCTTCTTCCTGTCGATCTGCAGCGAGGCAGACGCGTTCGTGGCTGCTGGCCTCACACAGTTCTCGCTCACCTCTCGGCTCGTGTTTCTCGTCGTCGGACCGATGGTTGACATGAAGCTGGTCGCGATGCAGACCGGCGTGTTCGGTGCGGCCATGTCGCGGAGGTTCGCGCCGCTCACCTTCGTTGTTGCCATCGGCTCCGGGGTCGTCGTGGGAAGCCTGCTGCTGTGA